A DNA window from Arachis duranensis cultivar V14167 chromosome 3, aradu.V14167.gnm2.J7QH, whole genome shotgun sequence contains the following coding sequences:
- the LOC107479479 gene encoding uncharacterized protein LOC107479479 — protein sequence MEESSQEQRKVVKTYTPPLPYPQRLQKELKDQQFPKFLEVFKKLEINIPLAEALEQMPLYTKILKELINKKRSWHEKETIMLTEEYSAVIQKGLPPKLKDLGSFFLPCTIGNISIDKVLCDLGASINLIPYSMMRRLCIEEVKPTQMSLELVDKSVVLPKGVIENLLVKVDKFIFPTDFVILDLGEERSDSIILGRPFLATARAIIDVEQ from the coding sequence ATGGAGGAATCATCACAAGAACAAAGGAAGGTGGTGAAGACCTACACACCTCCTCTACCATATCCTCAAAGACTACAAAAAGAACTCAAGGATCAACAATTCCCTAAGTTCCTTGAGGTCTTCAAGAAGTTGGAGATTAATATCCCACTTGCTGAAGCATTAGAGCAGATGCCTCTATATACCAAGatcttgaaggagctcatcaacaaaaAGAGAAGCTGGCATGAGAAGGAAACCATTATGCTCACTGAAGAGTATAGTGCAGTAATCCAAAAAGGGCTTCCACCAAAACTCAAGGACCTTGGGAGCTTCTTcttaccttgcaccattggaaaTATATCCATTGATAAGGTCCTGTGcgatttaggagcaagcatcaatctaataccctATTCTATGATGAGAAGGCTATGTATAGAGGAAGTAAAGCCTACACAGATGTCGTTGGAGCTTGTGGATAAATCAGTGGTACTTCCCAAAGGAgtgattgaaaaccttttagTCAAGGTGGATAAGTTTATATTCCCTACAGACTTTGTAATCCTGGACCTAGGAGAAGAAAGGAGTGACTCTATTATCTTGGGAAGACCATTCTTAGCTACAGCAAGGGCCATCATAGATGTTGAACAATGA